A window of the Kosakonia sp. BYX6 genome harbors these coding sequences:
- a CDS encoding alpha-2-macroglobulin family protein — protein MKLLRYAALTFALLTTFTLAGCDNNDKPTAASAPEPASASSTAQKPQAAKPDKAKLAELAARSEGKPLTLLDASEVQLEGAATLVLTFSVPLDPDQDFASTVHLVDKKSGKVDGAWELAPNLKELRLRHLEPNRELLVSVDSGLKALNKATFGKDDEKTLTTRDVQPSVGFASRGSLLPGKVVEGLPVMALNVDNVDVNFYRVKPESLASFVSQWEYRNSLSNWESDTLLKMADLVYTGRFDLKPARNTREKLMLPLSSIQPLQQAGVYIAVMNQAGHYNYSNAATLFTLSNIGLSAHRYHNRLDIFTQGLENGAALSGIDVTLLNEKGQSLAQATTDGDGHATLNTDKEAALVLARKDGETTLLDLKLPALDLAEFAISGDPGYSKQFFMFGPRDLYRPGETVILNGLLRDSDGKPLAEQPVKLEVVKPDGQVIRSVVSQPQNGLYHFSYALDTRAQTGMWHIRANTGDNLSRDWGFQVEDFMPERMALNITPQPTPLAPAADVIFNVNGHYLYGAPASGNTLQGQLFLRPLRDAVAALPGFQFGDIAEENLSRSLDETHLTLDNQGKGEVTTPSQWQETHSPLQVILQASLLESGGRPITRRAEQAIWPAPSLPGIRPQFASKAVYDYRTDTTVNQPIVDEGGNAAFDIVYADATGAKKAVSDLHVRLIRERRDYFWNWSESEGWQSQFNQKDLVEGEQSLNLAADETGKVSFPVDWGSYRLEVKGPNETVSSVRFWAGYSWQDNSDGAGAARPDRVTMKLDKPAYTAGDTVKLHVTAPAAGKGYAMIESSEGPLWWQAIDVPADGLDLSIPLDQKWQRHDLYISTLVVRPGDKSKSATPKRAVGLLHLPTGDENRRLDIALDTPPKMRPNQPLAVKVKATAKNGETPKQVNVLLSAVDSGVLNITDYVTPDPWQAFFGQKRYGADIYDIYGQVIEGQGRLAALRFGGDGDEMNRGGKPPVNHVTIIAQQAQPVILDENGEGTVTLPIGDFNGELRVMAQAWTADDFGSSESKVVVAAPVITELNTPRFLGSGDTSRLTLDISNLTDQPQTLNVALTASGLLSLESAQPQPVHLPAGERTTLFIPVRALDGFGDGEISAQISGLALPGETFAPQQKQWKIGVRPPFAAQTINSGAMLNPGESWRAPGQHLAGISPATVQGHLLLSGKPPLNIARYIQELRAYPYGCLEQTASGLFPSLYTNAAQLKALGIKGESDEQRRAAVDIGISRLLQMQRDDGGFSLWDKSGPEEYWLTAYVTDFLVSASAQGYSVPVEALNNANNRLLRYLQDPAAMAVRYSDDVPATKFAVQSYAGLVLARQQKAPLGALREIWQRHDQAKAALPLMQLGIALKLMGDAQRSEQSLALALKTSRPQSNRWLADYGSELRDNALMLALLQDNKLLPQEQPRLLATLSEQAYGQRWLSTQESNALFMAGRNLQNSSGAWQAQTSLEAAALGGDSAQTRNLDADQLSALQVTNSGSTPLWLRLDSAGYPEQAPTPSGNVLHIERNILGTDGHSKSLSSLKSGELVLVWLEVTASQNVPDALVVDLLPAGLELENQNLASSSASLQESGSDVQELLNRMQQADIQHMEFRDDRFVAAVPVNEGQPVTLVYLARAVTPGTYQLPAPQVESMYVPQWRATGATSGPLIIVP, from the coding sequence ATGAAACTGCTACGTTATGCGGCGCTGACTTTTGCGCTACTCACTACTTTCACGCTCGCTGGCTGTGATAATAACGACAAACCGACAGCCGCCAGCGCGCCGGAACCTGCATCGGCGTCATCCACAGCGCAAAAACCACAGGCCGCAAAGCCGGACAAAGCGAAACTTGCCGAACTTGCCGCGCGTAGCGAAGGGAAACCTTTAACCTTGCTGGATGCCTCAGAAGTGCAACTGGAGGGCGCCGCCACGCTGGTGCTGACTTTCTCTGTACCGCTGGATCCCGATCAGGATTTTGCCTCCACGGTGCACCTGGTGGACAAAAAGAGCGGCAAAGTCGACGGGGCGTGGGAACTGGCGCCGAACCTAAAAGAGCTGCGCCTGCGTCATCTGGAGCCAAACCGCGAACTGTTGGTGTCGGTGGATAGCGGCCTGAAGGCGCTTAACAAAGCCACCTTTGGCAAAGATGACGAAAAGACGCTCACCACCCGCGATGTGCAGCCGAGCGTCGGCTTTGCCAGCCGCGGTTCGCTGCTGCCGGGCAAAGTGGTGGAAGGGTTACCGGTCATGGCGCTGAATGTCGATAATGTCGACGTCAATTTCTACCGCGTGAAGCCGGAATCGCTGGCGTCGTTTGTCAGCCAGTGGGAATACCGCAATTCGCTCTCAAACTGGGAGTCCGACACGTTACTGAAAATGGCCGATCTGGTTTATACCGGCCGTTTTGATCTCAAACCCGCGCGCAATACCCGTGAAAAGCTGATGCTGCCGTTAAGCAGCATCCAGCCATTGCAACAGGCCGGGGTGTACATCGCGGTGATGAACCAGGCGGGGCATTACAACTACAGCAATGCCGCCACGCTATTCACCCTCAGCAATATTGGCCTTTCTGCGCACCGTTACCATAACCGGCTGGATATCTTCACGCAGGGGCTGGAAAACGGCGCGGCGCTTTCTGGCATTGATGTCACGCTGCTCAATGAAAAAGGGCAAAGCCTGGCGCAGGCCACCACCGATGGCGACGGTCACGCCACGCTGAATACCGATAAAGAAGCGGCGCTGGTGCTGGCGCGCAAAGACGGCGAAACCACGCTGCTGGATCTGAAACTTCCGGCGTTGGATCTCGCGGAGTTCGCCATTTCCGGCGACCCGGGCTACAGCAAACAGTTCTTTATGTTTGGCCCGCGCGATCTCTATCGCCCTGGCGAAACGGTGATCCTCAATGGCCTGCTGCGCGACAGCGACGGCAAACCGCTGGCAGAACAGCCGGTGAAGCTGGAGGTAGTGAAACCGGACGGGCAGGTGATTCGCTCGGTGGTCAGCCAGCCGCAAAATGGGCTGTATCACTTTAGCTACGCGCTTGATACCCGCGCGCAAACCGGCATGTGGCATATCCGTGCCAACACCGGTGATAACCTGTCGCGCGACTGGGGCTTCCAGGTTGAAGATTTTATGCCTGAGCGCATGGCGCTGAATATCACGCCGCAGCCGACGCCTCTTGCTCCGGCTGCGGATGTGATCTTTAACGTGAACGGTCATTATTTGTATGGCGCACCGGCCAGCGGCAATACTTTGCAGGGCCAGCTTTTCCTGCGCCCACTGCGCGACGCCGTTGCAGCGTTGCCAGGCTTCCAGTTTGGCGATATCGCCGAAGAGAACCTCAGCCGCAGTCTGGATGAAACCCACCTGACGCTGGATAACCAGGGCAAAGGTGAAGTCACAACCCCAAGCCAGTGGCAGGAAACGCATTCGCCGCTCCAGGTGATTTTGCAGGCCAGCTTGCTGGAATCAGGCGGTCGCCCGATCACGCGCCGTGCTGAACAGGCAATTTGGCCTGCGCCATCGTTGCCGGGGATTCGCCCGCAGTTCGCCTCCAAAGCGGTGTATGACTACCGCACCGATACCACTGTCAATCAGCCGATTGTCGACGAAGGCGGAAACGCCGCATTCGATATTGTCTATGCCGATGCCACTGGCGCGAAAAAAGCGGTCAGCGATTTACACGTGCGTTTGATTCGTGAACGTCGCGACTACTTCTGGAACTGGTCGGAAAGTGAAGGCTGGCAGTCGCAGTTCAACCAGAAAGATTTGGTGGAAGGCGAGCAAAGCCTGAACCTGGCGGCGGATGAAACGGGCAAAGTCAGTTTCCCGGTGGACTGGGGTTCTTACCGCCTGGAAGTGAAAGGGCCGAACGAGACTGTCAGCAGCGTGCGTTTCTGGGCTGGTTATAGCTGGCAGGACAACAGCGACGGTGCCGGTGCGGCGCGACCGGATCGCGTCACCATGAAGCTCGACAAACCGGCTTACACAGCGGGAGATACCGTGAAGCTTCACGTCACCGCGCCTGCCGCCGGCAAAGGCTACGCGATGATTGAGTCCAGCGAAGGCCCGTTGTGGTGGCAGGCGATTGACGTGCCGGCCGACGGCCTCGATCTCAGCATTCCCCTCGATCAAAAATGGCAGCGCCACGATCTCTATATCAGCACGCTGGTGGTCCGTCCTGGCGATAAATCGAAATCAGCCACGCCAAAACGCGCGGTTGGCTTGTTGCACCTGCCAACGGGCGATGAAAACCGCCGTCTGGATATTGCCCTTGATACGCCACCCAAAATGCGCCCCAACCAGCCGCTGGCGGTCAAAGTAAAAGCGACGGCGAAAAACGGCGAAACACCAAAACAGGTTAACGTTCTGCTCTCCGCCGTGGACAGCGGCGTGCTGAACATTACCGACTACGTGACGCCGGATCCGTGGCAGGCGTTCTTCGGGCAAAAGCGCTACGGCGCGGATATTTACGACATTTACGGGCAGGTGATTGAAGGGCAGGGGCGTCTTGCCGCACTGCGCTTTGGCGGAGATGGCGATGAAATGAACCGTGGCGGTAAACCGCCGGTGAATCACGTCACCATTATTGCCCAGCAGGCGCAGCCGGTAATACTTGATGAGAACGGCGAAGGCACCGTGACTCTGCCGATTGGCGATTTCAACGGTGAATTGCGCGTGATGGCGCAAGCCTGGACCGCAGATGATTTTGGCAGCAGCGAAAGCAAAGTGGTGGTGGCCGCGCCGGTGATTACTGAACTCAATACCCCGCGTTTCCTCGGTAGCGGCGACACCTCACGCCTGACGCTGGACATCAGCAACCTGACCGATCAACCGCAAACGCTGAACGTCGCGTTGACGGCCAGCGGGTTGCTGTCACTGGAAAGTGCTCAGCCCCAGCCGGTGCATCTGCCAGCCGGGGAACGCACCACGCTGTTTATCCCGGTGCGGGCGCTGGATGGCTTTGGCGACGGTGAAATCAGCGCGCAAATCAGCGGCCTGGCGCTGCCGGGTGAAACTTTCGCGCCGCAGCAGAAACAGTGGAAAATCGGCGTGCGCCCACCGTTTGCCGCGCAGACCATCAACAGCGGCGCCATGCTCAACCCAGGCGAAAGCTGGCGTGCGCCGGGGCAGCATTTAGCGGGCATTTCACCCGCGACCGTGCAGGGGCATTTGCTGCTTAGCGGCAAACCGCCGCTGAACATTGCGCGTTACATTCAGGAACTGAGAGCTTATCCGTACGGCTGCCTTGAACAAACGGCCAGCGGGTTATTCCCCTCGCTCTATACCAATGCGGCGCAGTTAAAAGCATTGGGCATTAAAGGCGAAAGCGACGAACAGCGCCGTGCGGCGGTGGATATTGGTATTTCCCGCTTGCTGCAAATGCAGCGTGACGATGGCGGCTTTTCGCTGTGGGATAAGAGCGGGCCGGAAGAGTATTGGTTAACGGCTTACGTCACGGATTTCCTGGTGAGCGCCTCGGCGCAGGGGTATAGCGTTCCGGTGGAAGCCCTGAACAATGCCAACAACCGCTTGCTGCGTTACTTGCAGGATCCGGCGGCTATGGCTGTGCGTTACAGCGACGATGTTCCGGCGACGAAATTTGCCGTGCAAAGCTACGCCGGGCTGGTGCTGGCGCGCCAGCAAAAAGCACCTTTGGGAGCACTGCGTGAAATATGGCAGCGCCATGATCAGGCCAAAGCGGCATTGCCGTTGATGCAATTGGGCATTGCTCTGAAACTGATGGGGGATGCGCAGCGCAGCGAACAGTCTCTGGCGCTGGCGCTGAAAACATCGCGCCCGCAATCTAACCGTTGGTTGGCGGATTACGGCAGCGAACTGCGTGATAACGCGCTGATGCTAGCTTTGTTGCAGGACAATAAATTGTTGCCACAAGAACAGCCGCGCCTGCTGGCAACGCTGTCTGAGCAGGCTTACGGCCAGCGCTGGCTATCAACGCAGGAGAGCAACGCGCTGTTTATGGCGGGACGCAACCTGCAAAACAGTTCCGGAGCATGGCAGGCGCAAACCTCGCTGGAAGCTGCGGCGCTGGGCGGCGATAGCGCGCAAACCCGCAATCTCGATGCGGATCAACTGAGTGCCTTACAGGTTACCAACAGTGGCAGCACGCCGCTGTGGCTGCGCCTCGATAGCGCCGGCTACCCTGAACAGGCACCGACACCATCCGGCAATGTGCTGCATATTGAACGCAACATTCTCGGTACAGACGGGCACAGCAAATCCCTCTCATCGCTGAAAAGCGGTGAACTGGTGCTGGTGTGGCTGGAAGTGACGGCCAGCCAGAATGTGCCGGATGCGCTGGTAGTGGATCTGTTACCTGCCGGGCTGGAACTGGAAAACCAGAACCTGGCCAGCAGCAGTGCCAGTTTGCAGGAGAGTGGCAGTGACGTGCAGGAGTTGCTCAACCGCATGCAGCAAGCGGATATCCAGCATATGGAGTTTCGCGACGATCGCTTTGTGGCAGCGGTTCCGGTAAATGAAGGCCAGCCGGTCACGCTGGTTTATCTGGCGCGAGCGGTGACGCCAGGGACTTACCAGCTTCCGGCGCCGCAGGTGGAATCCATGTATGTTCCGCAGTGGCGGGCAACCGGTGCGACCAGCGGCCCGCTGATTATCGTGCCGTAA
- the pbpC gene encoding peptidoglycan glycosyltransferase PbpC (penicillin-binding protein 1C), producing MKIVYLIRTRWRWLVGVPLLLVLAVIAADKIWPLPLSEVDPARVVVAEDGTPLWRFADANGIWRYPVTIEEVSPRYLQALIQYEDRWFWDHPGINPFSIARAAWQDLRYGRVVSGGSTLTMQVARLLDPHSRTFGGKVRQVWRALQLEWHLSKRDILTLYLNRAPFGGTLQGIGAASWAYLGKPPAKLSYAEAALLAVLPQAPSRLRPDRWPQRAQAARDKVLDRMVTQNVWPVSQVKESREEPVWLAPRQMPQLAPLFARRMLGVNNALKVTTTLDASLQRQLEELALGVKSRLPARSSLAMIVVDHTNMKVRGWVGSVDINDDSRFSHVDMVSAVRSPGSVLKPFIYGLALDEGLIHPASLLQDVPRRVGDYRPGNFDSGFHGPVSMSEALVRSLNLPAVQVLEAYGPKKFAGNLRNAGLPLILPPDAEPNLSLILGGAGARLEDIAAAYSAFARHGKAGKLRLTPGAPLVERRLMSPGAAWIIRRILANEAQPVPDNALAQVVPLAWKTGTSYGYRDAWAIGINARYVIGIWTGRPDGTPVAGQFGFASAVPLLNQVNNLLQPRSALESARLPRDPRPQTVSSGVICWPGGQSLSPGDSNCRRRLSTWLLEGSQPPTLLMPEQEGLHGINFPLWLNREGHRVAVDCPDAQQKTWIVWPLPLEPWLPAGEHRAARLPAADKVCPPRDDNAPPPLLLSGVREGAVIKRVPGQAFALLPLQSSGGEGGRWWFLNGEPLSAHSHLLSLKLDKSGEYQLLVMDDAGQVATVHFVVQ from the coding sequence GTGAAAATCGTATATCTGATTCGCACCCGCTGGCGCTGGCTGGTGGGTGTGCCCCTGCTGTTGGTACTGGCGGTTATCGCCGCCGATAAAATTTGGCCATTACCGCTTAGCGAGGTCGACCCGGCGCGAGTGGTGGTGGCTGAAGATGGAACACCGCTGTGGAGATTTGCCGATGCCAACGGCATCTGGCGCTACCCGGTGACCATCGAAGAGGTTTCGCCGCGCTATTTGCAGGCACTGATTCAATATGAAGACCGCTGGTTCTGGGATCACCCTGGCATCAATCCGTTTTCGATTGCGCGCGCGGCCTGGCAGGATTTGCGTTACGGGCGCGTTGTCTCCGGGGGCAGCACGCTGACCATGCAGGTGGCACGTCTGCTTGACCCGCATTCGCGCACGTTTGGCGGCAAGGTTCGTCAGGTTTGGCGCGCCTTGCAACTGGAGTGGCACCTTTCTAAACGTGACATCCTGACGCTCTATCTCAACCGCGCGCCCTTTGGCGGCACGCTGCAAGGCATTGGCGCGGCAAGCTGGGCTTATTTGGGCAAACCGCCTGCGAAACTCAGCTATGCAGAAGCGGCGCTCTTAGCCGTGTTGCCGCAAGCGCCAAGCCGTTTGCGCCCGGACCGCTGGCCGCAACGTGCGCAGGCCGCACGAGACAAAGTGTTGGATCGCATGGTGACGCAAAACGTCTGGCCCGTTTCGCAGGTTAAAGAGTCGCGGGAAGAACCGGTCTGGCTGGCTCCCCGGCAGATGCCGCAACTGGCGCCGTTGTTCGCCCGGCGCATGCTGGGGGTTAACAATGCTCTGAAAGTGACAACGACGCTGGATGCCAGCCTGCAAAGGCAGCTCGAAGAACTGGCGTTAGGTGTGAAATCTCGCCTGCCGGCGCGCAGCTCGCTGGCGATGATTGTTGTTGATCACACCAATATGAAAGTGCGCGGCTGGGTGGGTTCGGTGGATATTAACGACGACAGCCGTTTCAGCCATGTCGATATGGTCAGCGCCGTTCGCTCGCCGGGGTCAGTATTAAAACCGTTTATTTATGGCCTCGCGCTGGACGAAGGGCTGATCCACCCAGCGTCGTTATTGCAGGATGTGCCGCGCCGGGTTGGGGATTATCGGCCCGGTAACTTTGACAGCGGGTTTCACGGCCCGGTGAGCATGAGTGAGGCGCTGGTGCGCTCGCTGAATCTTCCTGCTGTGCAGGTGCTGGAAGCCTACGGGCCGAAGAAGTTCGCCGGGAATCTGCGCAATGCCGGTTTGCCGCTGATCTTGCCGCCGGATGCTGAACCTAATCTGTCATTGATCCTCGGCGGTGCGGGCGCACGGCTGGAAGATATCGCGGCGGCTTACAGCGCCTTTGCCCGCCACGGCAAAGCCGGAAAGCTGCGTCTGACGCCGGGTGCGCCGCTGGTGGAGCGCCGACTGATGTCGCCGGGCGCTGCATGGATTATCCGCCGTATTCTGGCAAACGAAGCTCAGCCAGTGCCGGATAATGCGCTAGCACAGGTGGTGCCGCTCGCCTGGAAAACCGGCACCAGTTACGGCTACCGTGATGCCTGGGCGATTGGCATTAACGCTCGCTATGTGATTGGCATCTGGACAGGGCGACCGGACGGTACGCCTGTTGCCGGGCAATTTGGTTTTGCCAGCGCAGTCCCGTTGCTTAACCAGGTCAATAATTTGTTGCAGCCGCGCTCAGCGCTTGAAAGCGCGCGCTTGCCACGCGACCCCAGACCACAAACGGTCAGTAGCGGCGTGATCTGCTGGCCGGGTGGGCAAAGTTTATCGCCAGGCGACAGCAACTGCCGCCGCCGTCTGTCCACTTGGTTGCTTGAGGGGAGCCAGCCGCCGACGCTATTAATGCCGGAGCAAGAAGGGCTACACGGCATTAATTTCCCGCTATGGCTTAACCGCGAAGGGCACCGTGTGGCGGTAGATTGCCCCGACGCGCAGCAAAAAACCTGGATCGTCTGGCCGTTACCGCTGGAGCCATGGTTGCCCGCGGGCGAACATCGTGCCGCACGTTTACCGGCGGCGGATAAAGTTTGCCCGCCGCGCGATGATAATGCGCCACCGCCACTGTTACTGAGTGGCGTGCGCGAAGGCGCGGTCATTAAGCGTGTTCCCGGCCAGGCGTTTGCGTTGCTACCGTTGCAAAGCAGCGGCGGGGAAGGCGGGCGCTGGTGGTTCTTAAACGGCGAACCGCTGTCGGCGCATAGCCATTTATTGAGCCTGAAACTTGATAAAAGTGGGGAGTATCAGTTGTTGGTGATGGATGATGCGGGGCAGGTCGCAACGGTGCACTTCGTTGTGCAATAA
- the ndk gene encoding nucleoside-diphosphate kinase has translation MAIERTFSIIKPNAVAKNVIGNIFSRFEAAGFTIVGTKMLHLTVDQARGFYAEHEGRPFFDGLVEFMTSGPIVVSVLEGENAVQRHRDLLGATNPANALAGTLRADYADSFTENGTHGSDSLESAAREIAYFFAEGEVCPRTR, from the coding sequence ATGGCTATTGAACGTACTTTTTCCATCATCAAACCGAACGCGGTGGCAAAAAACGTTATTGGCAACATCTTCTCTCGCTTTGAAGCGGCAGGGTTCACCATCGTTGGCACCAAAATGCTGCATCTGACTGTTGATCAGGCGCGTGGTTTTTACGCTGAGCACGAAGGTCGCCCGTTCTTTGACGGTCTGGTCGAGTTCATGACTTCCGGCCCGATCGTGGTTTCCGTACTGGAAGGCGAAAACGCCGTTCAGCGTCACCGTGATCTGCTGGGCGCAACCAACCCGGCAAACGCGCTGGCTGGCACTCTGCGTGCTGACTACGCGGACAGCTTTACCGAGAACGGCACCCACGGTTCCGATTCCCTGGAATCTGCCGCGCGTGAAATCGCTTACTTCTTCGCTGAAGGCGAAGTTTGCCCGCGCACCCGTTAA
- a CDS encoding bifunctional tRNA (adenosine(37)-C2)-methyltransferase TrmG/ribosomal RNA large subunit methyltransferase RlmN, producing the protein MSEQIAMPENDALTVPNKDAKINLLDLNRQQMREFFKNLGEKPFRADQVMKWMYHYCCDDFDEMTDINKVLRGKLKEVAEIRAPEVVEEQRSSDGTIKWAIAVGDQRVETVYIPEEDRATLCVSSQVGCALECKFCSTAQQGFNRNLRVSEIIGQVWRAAKIIGAARVTGNRPITNVVMMGMGEPLLNLTNVVPAMEIMLDDFGFGLSKRRVTLSTSGVVPALDKLGDMIDVALAISLHAPNDEIRDEIVPINKKYNIATFLAAVRRYLDKSNANQGRVTIEYVMLDHVNDGTEHAHELAELLKDTPCKINLIPWNPFPGAPYGRSSNSRIDRFCKVLMSYGFTTIVRKTRGDDIDAACGQLAGDVIDRTKRTMRKRMQGEPIEIKAL; encoded by the coding sequence ATGTCTGAACAAATTGCCATGCCTGAGAACGACGCTCTCACGGTTCCAAACAAAGATGCAAAAATCAACCTGCTGGATTTAAACCGTCAGCAGATGCGCGAATTTTTCAAAAACTTAGGCGAAAAACCCTTCCGCGCCGATCAGGTGATGAAGTGGATGTATCACTATTGCTGCGACGACTTTGATGAGATGACTGACATCAACAAAGTTCTGCGTGGCAAATTAAAAGAGGTCGCGGAGATCCGCGCGCCGGAAGTGGTAGAAGAACAGCGCTCTTCCGACGGCACCATCAAATGGGCGATTGCCGTAGGCGATCAGCGCGTTGAAACCGTCTATATCCCGGAAGAAGACCGCGCGACACTGTGCGTCTCTTCACAGGTGGGTTGTGCGCTGGAGTGTAAATTTTGCTCCACGGCGCAGCAGGGCTTCAACCGTAACCTGCGGGTTTCTGAAATCATCGGCCAGGTGTGGCGCGCCGCGAAAATTATTGGTGCGGCGCGTGTAACCGGCAACCGCCCGATCACTAACGTCGTGATGATGGGTATGGGGGAGCCGCTGCTCAACCTGACCAACGTGGTTCCGGCGATGGAAATCATGCTGGATGACTTCGGTTTTGGTCTCTCTAAACGTCGCGTTACGCTCTCCACCTCCGGCGTGGTTCCGGCACTGGATAAACTGGGCGATATGATTGACGTTGCGCTGGCTATCTCTTTGCATGCGCCGAACGACGAAATCCGCGATGAAATTGTGCCGATCAACAAAAAGTACAATATTGCGACCTTCCTGGCGGCGGTGCGTCGTTACCTGGATAAGTCCAACGCCAACCAGGGCCGCGTGACTATTGAGTATGTGATGTTGGATCACGTCAACGATGGTACTGAACATGCGCATGAACTGGCTGAGTTGTTGAAAGATACGCCGTGCAAGATCAACCTGATTCCATGGAACCCGTTCCCGGGCGCGCCGTATGGCCGCAGTTCGAACAGCCGTATCGATCGTTTTTGTAAAGTGCTGATGAGCTATGGTTTTACCACCATCGTGCGTAAAACACGTGGTGATGACATCGACGCGGCGTGTGGACAGTTGGCAGGCGATGTGATTGACCGTACCAAACGTACGATGCGTAAGCGTATGCAGGGCGAGCCGATCGAAATCAAAGCGCTGTAA
- the rodZ gene encoding cytoskeleton protein RodZ translates to MNTEATQDQNEVQTTGVRLRSAREQLGLSQQAVAERLCLKVSTVRDIEEDRSPADLASTFVRGYIRSYARLVHIPEEELLPILEKQAPIRAAKVAPMQTFALGKPRKKRDGWLMSFTWLVLFVVVGLTGAWWWQNHKAQQEEISTMADQSSAELNAGNSNAQSVPLDTTDTNTAPVDNSSTPVETPAPGVTAQAPDVATQVPANTANQNAVVPPSQANVDPATQQPAATADNSAQLPTDQAGVAGAPAETNALVMSFNADCWLEVSDATGKKLFSGLQRKDATLNLTGQAPYKLKIGAPSAVQIQYQGKPVDLSRFIRTNQVARLTLNAEQSAAQ, encoded by the coding sequence ATGAATACTGAAGCCACTCAAGACCAAAACGAAGTACAAACCACTGGCGTACGTTTGCGCAGCGCCCGTGAACAACTTGGACTCAGCCAGCAAGCGGTTGCCGAACGCTTGTGTCTGAAGGTCTCCACGGTACGCGATATCGAAGAGGACAGGTCGCCCGCCGATCTGGCTTCGACGTTTGTGCGTGGTTATATCCGCTCCTATGCCCGCCTGGTGCACATTCCTGAAGAAGAACTGCTGCCCATTCTCGAAAAGCAAGCGCCGATCAGAGCCGCAAAAGTGGCGCCGATGCAGACTTTCGCGCTGGGCAAACCGCGTAAAAAACGCGATGGCTGGTTGATGAGCTTTACCTGGCTGGTGCTGTTTGTCGTGGTTGGCCTTACCGGTGCCTGGTGGTGGCAGAACCATAAAGCGCAACAGGAAGAGATCAGCACCATGGCCGATCAATCTTCTGCCGAACTCAATGCTGGAAACAGCAACGCGCAGAGTGTGCCGCTGGATACCACCGATACTAATACCGCTCCGGTAGACAACTCTTCAACGCCGGTTGAAACCCCGGCACCTGGCGTAACCGCGCAAGCGCCGGATGTTGCAACGCAAGTGCCAGCCAATACCGCTAACCAGAACGCAGTGGTTCCGCCTTCGCAAGCCAATGTCGACCCGGCAACGCAGCAGCCTGCCGCTACGGCGGATAACAGTGCGCAGTTGCCGACCGATCAGGCCGGTGTTGCGGGCGCGCCTGCCGAGACCAATGCGCTGGTAATGAGCTTTAACGCTGATTGCTGGCTGGAAGTGAGCGATGCAACCGGTAAAAAATTGTTCAGCGGATTGCAACGTAAAGATGCCACGCTGAACCTCACTGGCCAGGCACCGTACAAACTGAAAATTGGCGCACCGTCAGCAGTACAGATCCAGTATCAGGGAAAACCTGTTGATCTGAGTCGTTTTATCAGAACTAACCAGGTTGCGCGTCTGACCCTCAATGCCGAACAATCAGCAGCACAGTAA